From the genome of Desertibacillus haloalkaliphilus, one region includes:
- a CDS encoding aminotransferase class I/II-fold pyridoxal phosphate-dependent enzyme: MYEQFQFGNQLTNIIEDVEAQIADVHRRVDQNVENNQYRLMQAFRHHQVSDFHFTPSTGYGYDDAGRDTLEAIYAEVFGAEAALVRPQIISGTHAIATALFGILRPQDELLYMTGAPYDTLEEVVGVRGNGNGSLNDYDISYRAIPLKEDGTIDYPQVKAAIHDRTKMIGIQRSKGYANRPSFTIEEIKEMIQYVKAIKPDVIVFVDNCYGEFVETKEPCHVGADIIAGSLIKNPGGGIVKTGGYLVGKQELVEMSSYRLAAPGIGSEGGASLYSLLEMYQGLFLAPHVVGQALKGAVFTAAFLEKLGMDTTPSWKEKRTDLIQAVQFGEKDRMVAFCQAIQAASPINSHVTPQPSPMPGYEDHVIMAAGTFIQGASIELTADGPLRSPYVAYVQGGLTYAHVKLAVISAIDHLLQTKDIRLEVT; encoded by the coding sequence ATGTACGAACAATTTCAATTTGGAAACCAATTAACGAATATTATAGAAGACGTTGAAGCTCAGATCGCTGATGTTCATCGACGAGTAGATCAGAATGTTGAAAATAATCAATATCGACTGATGCAAGCCTTTCGTCACCATCAAGTATCTGACTTTCATTTTACACCTTCAACAGGGTATGGATATGATGACGCGGGGCGAGACACGCTTGAAGCGATCTATGCGGAAGTATTTGGAGCTGAGGCAGCTTTGGTACGTCCGCAAATCATTTCCGGAACACATGCGATCGCAACAGCTCTTTTTGGTATTCTTCGTCCGCAAGATGAGTTGTTATATATGACAGGCGCACCGTACGACACATTAGAAGAAGTAGTCGGTGTGCGCGGGAATGGCAATGGTTCGTTGAATGATTACGATATTTCCTATCGGGCGATCCCTTTAAAAGAGGATGGAACGATCGATTATCCACAAGTTAAAGCAGCCATTCATGATCGTACAAAGATGATTGGAATCCAGCGTTCGAAAGGTTATGCAAATCGCCCATCATTCACAATTGAAGAAATAAAAGAGATGATTCAGTATGTGAAAGCGATTAAGCCGGATGTTATTGTGTTTGTCGATAACTGTTACGGAGAGTTTGTCGAGACGAAAGAGCCGTGTCATGTCGGTGCAGACATTATTGCTGGGTCACTAATCAAAAATCCAGGAGGTGGCATTGTCAAGACAGGTGGCTATTTAGTTGGAAAGCAAGAGTTAGTTGAGATGTCGTCATATCGATTAGCCGCACCGGGCATTGGTAGTGAAGGGGGAGCATCTTTATATAGTTTGCTAGAAATGTACCAAGGGCTTTTTCTTGCTCCACATGTAGTCGGACAAGCATTAAAAGGGGCGGTTTTTACGGCAGCATTTCTAGAAAAGTTAGGTATGGACACAACGCCGAGTTGGAAGGAGAAACGGACCGATCTAATCCAAGCGGTTCAATTTGGCGAAAAGGATCGCATGGTCGCGTTCTGTCAGGCGATTCAAGCCGCCTCACCAATTAACTCTCATGTAACACCACAGCCAAGTCCGATGCCTGGATATGAAGATCATGTCATTATGGCTGCTGGAACGTTTATTCAAGGAGCGAGTATTGAGTTGACAGCGGATGGACCGCTACGTTCTCCGTATGTGGCCTATGTTCAAGGTGGACTAACATACGCGCATGTCAAACTTGCGGTCATTTCTGCGATTGATCATCTTTTACAAACAAAAGACATTCGTTTAGAGGTGACTTAA